ttaatttctttatattattaaaaataatatattattattattaatcggttcggttcgtttttttttataattttttgatcaaaattaaatcgaatcgaaataactaaaaaattttaaaattaaaaatcgaattgaacagaaatgaataaaaaatcaaactgaatttttaaattaatttgattcgatcgatttaaattaaatactgctcacttctaattaatttaatgattttaaaaataaaactttttgaatatttttaaaagtttccAATAACTATATTTCAACCTTTTAGTCtagtttaagaaaaataaaattttatttatatctaaattactaaaaaaaataatatttatatcagTTTCAATTTCTTAATTCACcttcatcaataaataaaaagaattgttccgaataaaatttcttaaattatcttaataatataattttaaagttatagttaaattaaaaatctttaCATATGACAAGTGCATGAAATTGTGAAACCGGTGAGGTTTTTTTGTGATTTACAGtaatttttgtgaaatttaataaaatttataaataattattcattaaattttcaataacaaattagtttttaaatttattttttatttaaaatatttttttattaaaaaaatataaattactgttaattaattatagataagagattttacattttttaacGATGAAAATACTCTTTTaaatgttaatattatttttataatagaccgttattttatatattattttaataataaaaaaataagaaattattattttaattttatgaattttattcattatttttcttatttattgttataataaataatttttatttttaaaatataaatttaatattttgtaaatataaaaattacagatttataaattaatgattaattttatatttaattaaaaattaatttttatatttaaaaattcgtctaaattaatttttataaatataaaattttttatacttcattaaaattaaaaattaatttttatactcaCATATTATAGTTGGAGTatgtttaaattgatttttataagtatataaatttttataattatagaaaattgatttttatattttaaatattaaatttattcataacgataataaaaaaaataatggacactaatttttgaaaattaaaataataatttctcaatttttatattaaattaataaataaaaataatttttttattaaaaaagaaaatattaacctcttaaaaaagtattttagttattaaaaaatttaaattttataatcaatgatcaattaatagtaatttatatttttattagtgaaataattattttattaaataaaaattaaatttaaaaattaatttattattaatgagagattattttataaattttattaaaatttagagatattactgtaaattattattattatttttggtcTTTTTAAAAGGGCTAGAGGGTGAGAAAACAAGTCCAGTTAGTATACGGGTCCAAGTTATGGTGCTGGGTTAGGGTCAAAGCCTGCCCAAATTGTGGACAGAAAGCCCAAAATGAAGCCCATGTATAACTTATCCTTACTCCTCAGCCGTGCAACGCCTGAGCTGAAAGGTGAAAGGTGAAAGGTGAAAGTTGAAAGGTGAAAGGTGAAAACATAAGAAGGTTTGATGAGGGACGACCAGCAAAACGACAAAGTTATTGACGTTTTAATTGGCGCGTGGAAGCCCACTCCCTTCGTAAAAGTTGAGCTTGTACACCAGTCCCTCCTTCCTCGGCCAGTCCTCTCTCGTCTTCTGGTTCAGTTTGCTTCCAACCTACGAAAAggtaaatgtttttttttttttttttttctcatttttccaAACCCTAAATTTCGAATCTGCTGTTACAATCCTTAATTCCCTCTATTTTCATTGACTTTTAATATGCAATGTCTCTCTAAAATctgaaaaaagaaggaaaaaaggaaaaaaggaaaaagaaaagctgCTTTCTCCCTATTCTCAGTGCTGGATCCTTTCACTACATCCATGGAGGAGTCTCACAGCAACCTCCCTACTAGCCATTTACTGGGCTCTGTTCCTGTAAGCACTGGCTTTTTTAGCATTGATTATGATTGATTGTTCATGTTTCGATGTTATTTTTTTTGGTGGTTATTCATTCTTTGTTTGGCATTTTGGGTTTTTTTATGTCGAAGCATTTTGGGGTTTAATTTTGAAGTAAAGGTTTTGGTAATCAATTGCATAATCTACATTGATAAAGTTTTGGTTTGTTTGGAGAAGTCGGTGCTTTTTGGTTTTTGAAGAAATAGGAGTTTAACTATGACCGAGTTCAATAGTAACGCTATTCTTAAATATGGAATTTTGTGGGTGAAataaaagctttttttttttaaaggataatttcatttttatttatgttgatTTAAGTGAAGTGCGTGAAGCTTGTTGATGCAAAATAGATTTGGGTAAAAATAGTTCAATTAGAGCTTTTTTAAAAgcataatttcatttttatttatattgatcTAAGTGAAGTGCATGTAGCTTGTTGATATAAAATAGATTGGGGtatttgtctttttcttttcctgttaATCTTGTTTAATAGATAATTTGATTAGTggttttttaaatgaataatttcatttttatttatattgattcAAGTGAAGTACATTAAGCTTGTTGATGCAAAATAGATTGGGGTATTTGTCTTCCCCCCCTCTTAGTATTGTTTTGCAGGTAATCTGATTTAGtctctttctttttcctccTTGCCTTATAGGCAGTGGTCAGTGAAGAAAAAAGTACCACCACCTATGAAGGTATAATTCATTCTCATAAAAATGTTTGGCTAATGATCATATTGAACCTGTATCCAAAAGCTagtattttgaaaagaaaaaattgttTGTGAATTTGTATGTAGTCCCCGAGGCAAATATGCAGACATTCCCTCCAAATAATAATAGGGGAGGAGGTAGCAGCCGTGGTTATCAAACTCTTGGAAATCTATCGGGTATGGttgttaaatatttaatttccatGGTTTTGAGTGTCCTATTCTGGTTTATTGATCTTGGCTTATGTTCTTTTTATCCTAAGCATTTCTTGCTATTATTGAATTCTTGTCTTGGTCATAtatgttgttaggtttatgcaAATTGGTTCTCAAACAATGTGCAAAAATTTACTTGTATGCTATGCAGAATTTGTACATGCATATATGCATGTTCACATTCCTTTGCCTGTAAGGGCAATTGCTTTGATTGGAAATGTGAAAAGTAATAGGCTAATAACACCATTTTGGTGAAATCCATGAAAACTGAAACTGCTGTGGATTCTCCCATTACAGTTGGTTTTACTTAGCATTAATATGTGTTCATAGGCATTCTGGCTATAAATGAGAAAGtccaattttaatattttccccTTCTCAATATGTAAGATTTACATCATCACCAAAAGATATAAATCCTAGGTTTATATTCTGTTTCATATACCCCAATTTGGTGATTGAAAATGCCTAATGGAGAGACGACTCCTCACCAATCACCGGCTGTCGTACTCCCTTTTCTGTTCTCGTCCTTCAGTTCAGTCCCGCAGCCACGGCCACCCACCCACCCAGTCGCCTGTCCCGCAACCACTTATCAACCCACTGGCCAGAgtctcttctctccatccttCGCGTCTTCAGTCCCGCAGCCACGACCAACCAACCACCCACCCAATCGCTAGTCCCGCAGCCACCCACCCACCCACTCGCTAAAGCCAGAgtctcttctctccatccttCGCGTCTCTCTCTCACGGCCATCTCTCGCGTCTCTCTCTCACAGCCGTTGCTCGCGGCTCGCATCTCTCCGTGACGACCGTGGCTCGCATCTCTCCCTTACAATCGtggtaaattataattatggagtagtttaaacttaatttttttatatttttgaaactATCTAATACTAGTTTTGGATGTCTATATTTTGATGttgtttgaattattttataatttaactattatatttgattaagtATATTAGGTTAGAAGTTGTTGATTAATttggattttatgattaattgattgaattttatgattaattaaatatatcaataacataaatatttaaacatttatatcaataacataaatatttaatttgcatTAAAAAGACAAGTAATGACTTCGAGAATTTTGAGTGATATCATTAGTTAAATGGTTGCGGAAAAAATGTCACAGAAGTTATGCGTATAGAATGGTATACAAGATGGAGAAGAATAGAGTTTGAGTCATAATTTCATACTAGAAATTGACTTAAATGTCTAATAATCAACTTACAATAAGTCAAAAACGTGTTTGATTTTATATGCACCTAAGAATTTGAGATTCCATTGCTAGGTAAGAACAAaaacttcattttttttctctatttgatattatttatttgggtaaactacaatttagtccctctagtttagtgaaatacaacctttcgtccctctgttataaaaaatcatcaatttagtcactatgatttttaaaaactataccattggtccctcccgttagattttcagttaagtcacttttaattttaattaaaagactaaaatatccATAACAGCTCCTTCTCTAATACTTTCCACGactttgtatattttttttctttttctctttatttctctctctctttccagaaagaaaaaaaaattaataaaggatGTCGATCACCAGTTGCTCACCGGATACCAGCGGCGGATGGGAGAGAAGATATCTGAATAAAAATTACAAGTGTGGCATTAGGACTACTGTGAGGATTTTCTGAATCTGAAAGGAACAAGAACTCGCTCTCTCGACATCAATGGCTTCCATATCTCTTTTATAGCTTCTGTTTCTAATCCCAAAATCCATCTGAAATGACGACACAACACTGTTTGGCGATGACATTGCTACTTCTTCTTCTGCCTCCTCCGCTGATAATCTGTTCACATCAAACCCTCTGCCTGATCCGACCCGATTCAAACATCATTATAACGTTAAGAACAAAAAGTACCCGCAAGTTATAAAGCGaaacatgcaaaactcagaTCTTCAACACCGTAGCAAAGCTGTGATGCATTAAAAATCACAgaataaaaaggagaaaagaatTTCACCTCAGAATCAGTAATTTGATATCGGACAACAAATACAGAGCGTCGCCTCCTTGAATTATTATCGGAATTAACCTGTCCCCCGACATAGCCATTTCGACCATTAGCTTTCCCTTCACCAACTCTCGAACCGTGCCTCGACACGGACCTCCCTCTTCTCTGCGACACACTGACTTTATCCCCAGAGCTGACATCATCAATTCTCGAATAAGAACGGCCTCGATCAGCAGAACTGAAGAACTGAACAGCGAGATCGTCGAGAGTAACATCCGGGAAACCCAATCCCCTAACAGTGTTGACGAACTTCCCTCTTGGAAGGGGCGTGTCGCCAGATAAGTTATCCCCTGATGGAGGCAAAGGCCGGGAGAAACGGCTGAGGCTCCGAGAGCGGTGGTGAGCCGAGGAGCTTTGATTGGAAGAAGAGGAGTCATCGGTGGACGAAGCAGAGGATTTCGCAATGGGGGTTCGCTTGGTGGTGGACCTGAACGCCGAAGTGGCCATTTGGGAAGAAgcatgggtattttagtcttttaattaaaattaacggtaACTTAACTGAATCTAACGGGAGAGGCCAATGGTAtagattttaaaaatcacagtgactaaattgatgattttttaaaacagagagaCAAATTCTGAAGGATTGAATCGTGGAAGACTCATGCTTAAAGTCGATGTAAAATCTTGGGTATTTTGCGAACCAGTCAATAGAGAGGTGATCACTCAATGATCACTGTGTTGGTTTGTTTAGTTACTTTAAATGGCTTGTCTACTTTTTAGCTTGTAATCTGACTATAGATAAGCGTGGGCTGTCTTACTTGCAATCAAGAAGTTACATTTTCGGCGATAAAGAGAAGCATGGAGAAAATAACTTGACAAGTTTATTATTTGGAGCTATATATTTACTTAATCAGACGTCCCATTTCATAATGCTTCTTTTGTTAAGGCAATAGAACAGAAGCTTTTCTTCTTTGTTGAATCATGTGTTTATTCCCCATGCTTTTGCCATGTTATTTTCAAAGCATGGAAGTTAATCTACCAACTCCACCCCATGGCCTGGCATGTAGGATATTGATATGCCTTTAACTTGTTCTTAAGTTTGCACTGGATAGAGACTCTATTTCTCCTATTTTTGGTGttgaagttttatttttcagttttgCAGCTACTTTCAGTGAAAAGGTGACAAGAACAGTAAGAAAGTTCTCTCCACATTTGGCAGCAAAGATGAGGCCTCCTCACATGTTAGTTGATGCTCAGTTGCTTTTCTATGTTTTTTTCTCGCGATAGAAATTATGCTTACCACACTTGTATTTACAGGCCTGTCATTCGTGACCGTCCTTCATCCAAAAAATCAGTATACATCTGTGGCCAACCTCGTGGGGTGTTTGTcttcttattctcagctggtaGTTAGATTTCTCAAAACTTTATTCTCAATCAGTAGTTCAGTACTGATCTGTAATGGTTCTATGAATTTTGCCTGATCAAATGATTTTCTTTTCTCAGCCAGTTTTATTCTGTGGTGCACTTCTGGCACTCTGCTGTTTGTTTTATGGGCATTTGGCATCGGCCTCCTTGGTAAATTCTTCATCCTATAGATAATGCTTTGAATAATTCCTCGCATGATATTTCAGTTTTAATGAGCCAGTATATTGTTGCTTGCAGTTACAGTTCTTCATGCAAGTGTCAGGACACCTAATCTGAAGGCACGCCTCAACACATTCCGGGAAGAATTTCGTGCTGTGTGGCGCAATTATAGTGAGCTGTGACTGCTCATGGAGTTGAAGTGTACCACTCCATCCCTGATTCGCAACTTCAATTTCAGTTAAGTTGCAAGTATTCTTTGTACATATAAATATTGTCAATTCATTCGATGGAGGAtgttagaaaaaagaaaaaaattattctgcttgattttcttttttccccttCTGTGTTATGAAGTTCTcagatatttttcttaaataacttTGACCTTCTTCTGTGATTTACCTGGAGTTCGAATGTCAAAGAAAGAACTGTCGTTTTATTATCCATTTTATttcttattgttattattttttttgttgcaTCTATTTATTTGGATGAGGAGCTTGTTTGAATCTTGGACTAATATCAAATTTAAGACAAATAGTTTGTACTGTTCTCCTCTTCTACTGTATCAGGGTATGCCATAATTCATTAGCTCTCCTCTTTGGCAACTTGTCTGGATCGGTTCTTCATGAACCAAATCACATctaaaacataaatataatgtgtttttttttttttaaattatgttcaGTAACACCAATTTAATTTGCCTGAA
This region of Manihot esculenta cultivar AM560-2 chromosome 10, M.esculenta_v8, whole genome shotgun sequence genomic DNA includes:
- the LOC110625096 gene encoding PRA1 family protein A3-like gives rise to the protein MEESHSNLPTSHLLGSVPAVVSEEKSTTTYEVPEANMQTFPPNNNRGGGSSRGYQTLGNLSATFSEKVTRTVRKFSPHLAAKMRPPHMPVIRDRPSSKKSVYICGQPRGVFVFLFSAASFILWCTSGTLLFVLWAFGIGLLVTVLHASVRTPNLKARLNTFREEFRAVWRNYSEL